CTGCCCGACACCAAATACGTTGCAGCCGAGGCCAATCTTCAGCTTGGCAAATTGCCTGAAGCAGAAGCTGCTTATCGAGAACTGGTTGAAAAGTTTGCTTCCCACGCCGAGGCCGATACGTGGAAGATTCGACTCGCACGCACGCTGCTGCTCGAGAAAAAATACGACGATCTCGTCACCACGGTCACTCCCCAAATTACGACGCTGAAGAAGCACGAACTCGTTGCCGAGGCTCATTTCCTCGTCGGCAGCGCTCAGTTCTTTGCCGACAAGTTCAAGGAAGCCGAAACCTCGCTCAATGCGTCGCTCGCAGCCGATCCGAAGTGGCGTCAAGCCGATGAAACGATGCTGCTCGTTGCACGGACGCAGCGCAAGCTCGATCAGGTCGATGCCGCTAAATCAACGCTCCAAAAGTTGATGACCGACTTCGCTAGTTCAACGGTACTTGATCAGGCCCATTACCGCATGGGAGAGATTTTGTACGCCGCCAATGATTTTGCAGGATCAGCCACCGAGTATTCGGTAGTCGTTACGAAGTACCCTGAAAGTCCTTTTGCTCCCTATGCTCTTTATGGTCAGGGATGGTCGCTACTGAAGTCGAAAGAGTTTGCCAAAGCGGTCGAAAGCTTCACTTCGGTAATCGACAAACATGCGTCGCACGAACTCGTGGCAGATAGTCAGTACGGACGTGCCGTGGCGCGTCGACAAGCAGGAGACGCCGCGGGCTCACTGGCCGATTTCGATGCTTACCTGAAAAAAGAGCTCACTCCCGATCAGAAATGCGACGCCCTCTATGAACGTGGTTTGGCACAAGTTGCCATCATGAAGTACGCCGATGCCGTGGCGAGCTTCGACGAACTGCTGAAGGTGAACGCCAAGTATTCGGCCGCCGATAAAGTGCTTTATGAATTGGCTTGGGCTCAAAAGTCGCTCGACAAACATGCTGAAGCGGTTCCCCTGTTCGAGAAGATCGCCAAGGATTATCCCGAGAGCCCACTCGCAGCAGAGGCTTGGTTCCGTGTTGGTGAGGATCAGTACGAGAAGAAAACGTACGACGTGGCGGTAAAGTCCTACACTGAAGCGATGGGGAAAAAACCGGCTGGCGAACTGGGTGAAATGACGAGCTATAAGCTTGGATGGGCCAATTTTCAGCTGAAGCAGTATCAACCCGCACTCGATAGTTTCTCGTCGCAAGTGAAAGATCATCCCGCTGGTCCGCTCTCGGCCGACGGTATCTTCATGAAGGCGGAATGCCTCTTCCGCATGGAAAACTATAAAGACGCTTACCCAGCGTACGAAGCCGCCTCGAAGACCAAGTTCTCGAGTCCCACGTACGAAATGCTAACGCTGCTCCACGGTGGTCAAAGCGCCGCCCAACTCAGCAAGTGGGACGATGCACTGAAGCTCTTGTCGCAGATTCCCGCTAAATTTGCCGACTCGCCTCTCTTGCCCGAAGCTACTTATGAAATCGGCTGGGCCAAGCAGAACCTCGGCAAGCTCGACGAGGCGCTCGTCGACTACGAAGCAGCTGCGAGTGCCTCGCGTGATCAAGTCGGAGCGAGGGCTCGCTTCATGCGTGGTGAGATCATGTTTGAACGCCGCGAGCATGATGCTGCGATCAAGGAGTTTCAGCGCGCCATGTTTGGCTATGGTGGAGATGCTGCGGCACCGGAAGTGAAGAACTGGCAGGCACGTTCGGGTTTCGATGCCGGACGCTGTGCTGAAGTGCAGATCATGGGTGCTGCCGATGCTGCGGCGAAGGCCAAAGCGATTGCCGAAGCAAAGCGGCTCTACACCTATGTGGTTGAGAAGCATCCGCAGCATGAACTTGCGGCCGAAGCGAAAAAACGACTCGCCGCACTCGAAAAACTATAGAAGCGTTTGTAGCGGTATCCCCGATCGAATCAACGGACTCAGCACACTTGGGCAGATCAATCCATGGGGCGATCTGCCAACTTGTTCAAGCGAAGGTGACAGTGGTTATGCAAGCTATTCGTCGACATTACCGACTGCTGTTGCTCGCAGTTTTCCTGCTGGGCTCTTTGGCCATCTCATCGCTCACTCTCCGCCAAGTTTGGGCTCAGACACCAGCCGATACGCAGGCAGGCCCAAGCGCCGATCCTGTACCGACGGGAAGTGAAACGACAGAAGAAGCTGTCCCGGCAGCGGCTCCCGCGCGCGACGATTCAATCAACGTGCTGCAACTGGCGCTCGATGGTGGGATCTTCATGATTCCGATTGCCGCCATGTCGCTCCTGGGAGTGACCATGGCAATCGAGCGTTTCATCGGTCTGCGAAAAGAGCGAATTCTTCCCGACGGACTCGTCACCGATCTCGGACAGCTAAGTCTGCAAGGTGGTTTTGATCCGCGAAAAGCCTATCGC
This window of the Pirellula staleyi DSM 6068 genome carries:
- a CDS encoding tetratricopeptide repeat protein; the encoded protein is MRYAAIRWTHVVFLLAGMLAGGALSFTTVAQAQEKPAESPPAARQKFVDAGNFQNNGAFDLAVDEWQAFLKAYPTDPLAGKARYYLGVCLLQQKKPEEALAAFEKVLADYPKFEQMEDLLVNLGSCQYSLGQAGKAEMFGKAATSYAKLAKDFPKSKFVEESLFYQGESLYSAGKKGESLAPYEQLIKDFPKSTRREETLYALGCTQEELGKYEPALATFETLLKEFPESKLATEVTMRKAEALLQKGDLAAAEKLFGEVAAVKGFSQADYALLRQGTALAKQEKFPEAAAVLVKLVTDFGSSAYVADATLGAARYFYRANNDAEAETWLKKVVEAKTPAAAEAAHWLARLYIKTGKPADAEKAAKDALAAGGDSPYLVNLLLDQADALFEISERRAESLPLFLKFAADHASHEQAPLALYSAAFTALDLKKFDEALKHAADFEKAYATAPLLPDTKYVAAEANLQLGKLPEAEAAYRELVEKFASHAEADTWKIRLARTLLLEKKYDDLVTTVTPQITTLKKHELVAEAHFLVGSAQFFADKFKEAETSLNASLAADPKWRQADETMLLVARTQRKLDQVDAAKSTLQKLMTDFASSTVLDQAHYRMGEILYAANDFAGSATEYSVVVTKYPESPFAPYALYGQGWSLLKSKEFAKAVESFTSVIDKHASHELVADSQYGRAVARRQAGDAAGSLADFDAYLKKELTPDQKCDALYERGLAQVAIMKYADAVASFDELLKVNAKYSAADKVLYELAWAQKSLDKHAEAVPLFEKIAKDYPESPLAAEAWFRVGEDQYEKKTYDVAVKSYTEAMGKKPAGELGEMTSYKLGWANFQLKQYQPALDSFSSQVKDHPAGPLSADGIFMKAECLFRMENYKDAYPAYEAASKTKFSSPTYEMLTLLHGGQSAAQLSKWDDALKLLSQIPAKFADSPLLPEATYEIGWAKQNLGKLDEALVDYEAAASASRDQVGARARFMRGEIMFERREHDAAIKEFQRAMFGYGGDAAAPEVKNWQARSGFDAGRCAEVQIMGAADAAAKAKAIAEAKRLYTYVVEKHPQHELAAEAKKRLAALEKL